One Ascaphus truei isolate aAscTru1 chromosome 9, aAscTru1.hap1, whole genome shotgun sequence genomic region harbors:
- the LOC142503260 gene encoding olfactory receptor class A-like protein 1, whose translation MENNLLKAFILIFLVVIGIPANFFNVSKFIYIRIKEKKLLPANLILMALSFINIIVLLSRVLIQALTYIGLEGFLNDPQCKLLIFTYRVGRAMSICVTCLLSCLQCVLIAPATGKWNYLKQIMTRNVSVIIMLLLGMNMCFYPSSILYGRARSNATSPYALRLVYCDVDFVTYINYIINGMVSVVREILFVSLMTLSSSYMVFVLHRHGKSMKGMRSSDKGQSKTVEYKASRAVILLVAMYVALYGIDNFMWIYTLTQSYVNPDVNDTRLFLAACFSVWSPFFIFATNPKLQQGFKTPCKMRLLGK comes from the coding sequence ATGGAGAACAATCTTCTCAAAGCCTTCATCTTGATCTTTTTAGTTGTGATTGGGATTCCTGCCAACTTCTTCAATGTTTCGAAATTCATCTACATCAGGATAAAAGAGAAGAAGCTTCTGCCAGCAAACCTCATCCTTATGGCTTTGTCTTTTATTAATATCATTGTGCTCCTCTCTCGTGTTCTCATACAGGCTCTAACCTACATAGGGCTAGAAGGTTTTCTGAATGACCCACAGTGCAAACTGCTCATATTCACTTACAGAGTTGGTCGAGCCATGTCCATATGTGTCACCTGTCTGCTAAGTTGTCTCCAGTGTGTCCTCATTGCTCCAGCCACAGGAAAGTGGAACTACCTCAAGCAAATTATGACTCggaatgtatctgtcatcatcaTGCTGCTCTTGGGCATGAATATGTGTTTTTATCCTTCCAGCATTTTGTACGGACGGGCCAGATCAAATGCTACCTCACCGTACGCACTGCGCTTGGTGTATTGTGATGTCGACTTTGTGACATATATAAATTACATTATAAATGGGATGGTATCAGTAGTACGGGAGATCCTGTTTGTGTCGCTGATGACACTGTCAAGCAGCTACATGGTGTTTGTGTTGCACCGGCATGGGAAATCCATGAAAGGAATGCGCAGCTCCGACAAGGGCCAAAGTAAGACAGTGGAGTACAAAGCCTCCAGAGCCGTAATCTTGCTGGTTGCAATGTATGTGGCATTGTATGGCATTGATAACTTCATGTGGATCTACACCTTGACCCAATCATATGTGAATCCTGATGTGAATGACACTAGGCTCTTTCTGGCTGCTTGCTTCTCTGTCTGGAGCCCCTTTTTCATCTTTGCTACCAACCCTAAACTGCAGCAGGGTTTCAAAACTCCATGTAAAATGAGACTCCTGGGGAAATAA